A window of the Acidimicrobiales bacterium genome harbors these coding sequences:
- a CDS encoding NUDIX hydrolase N-terminal domain-containing protein, protein MTDRTVNSQELLRWAESLAGIARTGLGFTENQYERERFEEVLAVASDIRSHVDGEDAARFHGEWLKVVGSGIAGYVTPKVAIGAVVGDDQGRILLIQRSDSGIWLYPTGWADVGYSPSEVAVKEVQEETGIQCDVIRPIGIYDGLRLGFSRIPLYTIVFLCRATGGELRHHPQECLDVGWFSEHELPQPIANFDKWGARAFASIRGESGDTDFDLPRQPVWRGSHGH, encoded by the coding sequence ATGACCGACCGAACCGTGAACTCCCAGGAGCTGTTGCGTTGGGCCGAGTCGCTCGCCGGTATTGCCCGCACCGGCCTCGGGTTCACCGAGAACCAATACGAACGGGAACGATTCGAAGAGGTCCTGGCGGTGGCGTCCGACATCCGGTCCCACGTCGACGGCGAGGATGCCGCCCGCTTCCATGGTGAATGGTTGAAGGTGGTCGGTTCCGGGATCGCCGGCTACGTGACGCCCAAGGTGGCCATCGGTGCGGTCGTCGGCGACGACCAGGGCCGCATCCTGCTCATCCAACGGTCCGACTCGGGGATCTGGCTCTACCCCACCGGGTGGGCCGACGTCGGCTATTCGCCGTCCGAGGTCGCGGTCAAGGAGGTGCAGGAGGAGACCGGCATCCAGTGCGATGTAATCCGCCCGATCGGGATCTACGACGGGCTCCGGCTCGGCTTCAGCCGGATCCCGCTCTACACGATCGTGTTCCTGTGCCGGGCCACCGGAGGCGAGCTACGGCACCACCCGCAGGAGTGCCTCGATGTGGGCTGGTTCAGTGAGCACGAGTTGCCGCAGCCCATCGCAAACTTCGACAAGTGGGGTGCGCGTGCCTTCGCGTCGATCCGAGGCGAGTCGGGCGACACCGACTTCGACCTCCCTCGCCAACCCGTCTGGCGCGGATCGCACGGTCACTGA
- a CDS encoding PAC2 family protein produces MNHIQWIEPLPELRRPTLVLAFEGWNDAGDAASSAAEHLVSLFDAEPVARINPEEFYDFSTTRPLVVLDDTKRTIEWPAPEFTAAVLADSDRDLVVLAGIEPHLRWKTFANAVVEVAEQLGVSMVVSLGALIADVAHSRPTTVFGSAQDVALAERLDLEPSSYEGPTGIIGVLTNLLHERGIDTLSLWGSIPSYVPHANSPKAALALVDRLGSVLGLPILGGDLVEAAAEYEAQITALVEDDDDTKAYVSSLEAAYDASMRPESSAELIEELENFLRDQ; encoded by the coding sequence GTGAACCACATCCAGTGGATCGAGCCACTTCCCGAACTCCGCCGTCCCACACTCGTGCTCGCCTTCGAGGGTTGGAACGATGCCGGCGATGCCGCGTCGTCGGCCGCCGAGCACCTGGTGTCCCTCTTCGACGCCGAACCCGTGGCTCGCATCAACCCCGAGGAGTTCTACGACTTCTCCACGACTCGCCCGCTCGTGGTGCTCGACGACACCAAGCGCACCATCGAATGGCCGGCGCCCGAGTTCACCGCCGCCGTCCTCGCCGACAGCGACCGAGACCTCGTCGTGCTCGCCGGCATCGAACCGCACCTGCGATGGAAGACGTTCGCGAACGCCGTCGTCGAGGTCGCCGAACAGCTCGGCGTCTCGATGGTCGTCTCGCTCGGCGCGCTGATCGCCGACGTCGCCCACTCCCGCCCCACCACGGTGTTCGGGTCCGCCCAAGACGTCGCCCTCGCCGAGCGACTCGACCTGGAACCCTCGTCCTACGAAGGCCCCACCGGCATCATCGGGGTGCTCACCAACCTGCTGCACGAACGGGGTATCGACACCCTCTCGCTGTGGGGGTCGATCCCGAGCTACGTGCCCCACGCCAACTCACCCAAGGCGGCCCTGGCCCTGGTCGACCGGCTCGGCAGCGTGCTGGGACTCCCGATCCTGGGCGGTGATCTCGTTGAAGCCGCCGCCGAATACGAGGCGCAGATCACGGCGCTGGTCGAGGACGACGACGACACCAAGGCCTACGTGTCGAGCCTCGAGGCGGCATACGACGCATCGATGCGGCCGGAGTCCTCGGCCGAGCTCATCGAGGAGCTCGAGAACTTCCTGCGAGACCAGTAG
- a CDS encoding GNAT family N-acetyltransferase, whose amino-acid sequence MKIVEVTEVTDDVVAAFERLVPQLSKSNPPPTRAELEDLVGSEASHLLLAEEDGVVYGCLTLVLFRIPTGIRAWIEDVIVDTEARGKGVGRLLSEHAIEMSKEAGAVTVDLTSRPSREAANRLYARIGFEQRNTNVYRYDLGGD is encoded by the coding sequence GTGAAGATCGTTGAAGTCACCGAAGTCACCGATGACGTCGTCGCCGCGTTCGAACGGCTCGTCCCCCAGTTGTCGAAGTCGAACCCGCCCCCCACCCGGGCCGAACTCGAGGATCTGGTTGGCTCCGAGGCGTCGCACCTGTTGCTCGCCGAAGAGGACGGTGTCGTCTACGGCTGCCTCACCCTCGTGTTGTTCCGCATCCCCACGGGCATCCGCGCCTGGATCGAGGACGTGATCGTCGATACCGAGGCCCGTGGCAAGGGTGTCGGGCGGCTGTTGAGCGAGCACGCCATCGAGATGTCGAAGGAAGCGGGCGCCGTCACGGTCGACCTCACCTCGCGTCCCTCGCGTGAGGCCGCCAATCGGTTGTACGCCCGCATCGGGTTCGAGCAGCGCAACACCAACGTCTATCGCTACGACCTGGGCGGCGACTGA
- a CDS encoding LysE family translocator, with the protein MSTTTLLAFAAAALLLLVIPGPAVMYIVTRSAAQGRKAGLVSVAGIHLGTVVHIVAAMIGLSAILAASATAFTVVKLVGAAYLIWLGLQSIRSYQRGKVETDVSVAPRRLRRVFVDAVVLNVLNPKTAIFFLSFVPQFIDPETAHPVLDIATLGAVFIVLGLVSDGAYALAGGWVGGRLRRSPRLQRRKDLVAGGTYLGLGAFTALAGGHSS; encoded by the coding sequence ATGTCGACCACGACCCTCCTCGCCTTCGCCGCCGCCGCTCTGCTCCTCCTGGTGATCCCGGGCCCGGCCGTGATGTACATCGTCACCCGCAGCGCCGCCCAAGGCCGCAAGGCCGGGCTCGTCTCGGTCGCCGGCATCCATCTCGGCACGGTCGTACACATCGTTGCCGCAATGATCGGATTGTCGGCCATCCTGGCGGCCTCGGCCACGGCCTTCACCGTCGTCAAGTTGGTGGGTGCGGCCTACCTGATCTGGTTGGGGCTGCAGTCGATTCGCTCGTACCAGCGAGGCAAGGTCGAGACGGACGTGTCGGTCGCACCTCGCCGACTTCGTCGGGTGTTCGTCGATGCTGTGGTGCTCAACGTCCTGAACCCGAAGACGGCGATCTTCTTCCTGTCGTTCGTCCCACAGTTCATCGATCCCGAAACCGCACACCCGGTGCTCGACATCGCCACGCTCGGCGCCGTCTTCATCGTGCTCGGGCTGGTCTCCGACGGCGCCTATGCCCTCGCCGGTGGATGGGTCGGCGGCAGGCTCCGCCGCTCACCACGGCTCCAACGTCGTAAAGATCTCGTCGCCGGAGGCACCTATCTCGGACTGGGTGCCTTCACCGCCCTCGCCGGCGGCCATTCGAGCTGA